The Symphalangus syndactylus isolate Jambi chromosome 16, NHGRI_mSymSyn1-v2.1_pri, whole genome shotgun sequence genome has a window encoding:
- the LOC134732761 gene encoding LOW QUALITY PROTEIN: histone-lysine N-methyltransferase PRDM9-like (The sequence of the model RefSeq protein was modified relative to this genomic sequence to represent the inferred CDS: substituted 1 base at 1 genomic stop codon), translated as MGSCRVGKRIMEEESRTGQKVNPGNTGKLFVGAGISRIAEVKFGECGQGFSDKSDVITHQRTDTGEKPYVCRECGRGFSDKSSLLRHQRTHTGEKPYVCRECGRGFSQKSHLLSHQRTHTGEKPYVCRECGRGFSDKSHLLNHQRTHTGEKPYVCRECGRGFSQKSHLLRHQRTHTGEKPYVCRECGRGFSVKSRLLNHQRTHTGEKPYVCRECGRGFSDKSRLLNHQRTHTGEKPYVCRECGRGFSVKSSLLRHQRTHTGEKPYVCRECGRGFSVKSHLLNHQRTHTGEKPYVCRECGRGFSVKSSLLRHQRTHTGEKPYVCRECGRGFSDKSNLLRHQRTHTGEKPYVCRECGRGFSDKSSLLSHQRTHTGEKPXSAGRMSKSLVIKPYLNRHKKTNVVTVHLHTAAVRWLQRKSADPLYSPRV; from the coding sequence ATGGGGAGCTGtagagtgggaaaaagaataatggAAGAAGAGTCCAGAACAGGCCAGAAAGTGAATCCAGGGAACACAGGCAAATTATTTGTGGGGGCAGGAATCTCAAGAATTGCAGAAGTCAAGTTTGGAGAGTGTGGGCAAGGTTTCAGTGATAAATCAGATGTTATTACACACCAAAGGACAGACACAGGGGAGAAGCCCTACGTCTGCAGGGAGTGTGGGCGGGGCTTTAGCGATAAGTCAAGCCTCCTCAGACACCAGAGGACACACACAGGGGAGAAGCCCTACGTCTGCAGGGAGTGTGGGCGGGGCTTTAGCCAGAAGTCACACCTCCTCAGTCACCAGAGGACACACACAGGGGAGAAGCCCTACGTCTGCAGGGAGTGTGGACGGGGCTTTAGCGATAAGTCACACCTCCTCAATCACCAGAGGACACACACAGGGGAGAAGCCCTACGTCTGCAGGGAGTGTGGGCGGGGCTTTAGCCAGAAGTCACACCTCCTCAGACACCAGAGGACACACACAGGGGAGAAGCCCTACGTCTGCAGGGAGTGTGGGCGGGGCTTTAGCGTTAAGTCACGCCTCCTCAATCACCAGAGGACACACACAGGGGAGAAGCCCTACGTCTGCAGGGAGTGTGGGCGGGGCTTTAGCGATAAGTCACGCCTCCTCAATCACCAGAGGACACACACAGGGGAGAAGCCCTACGTCTGCAGGGAGTGTGGGCGGGGCTTTAGCGTTAAGTCAAGCCTCCTCAGACACCAGAGGACACACACAGGGGAGAAGCCCTACGTCTGCAGGGAGTGTGGGCGGGGCTTTAGCGTTAAGTCACACCTCCTCAATCACCAGAGGACACACACAGGGGAGAAGCCCTACGTCTGCAGGGAGTGTGGGCGGGGCTTTAGCGTTAAGTCAAGCCTCCTCAGACACCAGAGGACACACACAGGGGAGAAGCCCTACGTCTGCAGGGAGTGTGGACGGGGCTTTAGCGATAAGTCAAACCTCCTCAGACACCAGAGGACACACACAGGGGAGAAGCCCTACGTCTGCAGGGAGTGTGGGCGGGGCTTTAGCGATAAGTCAAGCCTCCTCAGTCACCAGAGGACACACACAGGGGAGAAGCCCTAGTCTGCAGGAAGGATGAGTAAGTCATTAGTAATAAAAccttatctcaatagacacaagAAGACAAATGTGGTCACCGTACACTTGCACACCGCAGCTGTGAGGTGGCTTCAGCGGAAGTCTGCTGACCCCTTATATTCCCCGAGAGTATAA
- the LOC129464545 gene encoding LOW QUALITY PROTEIN: histone-lysine N-methyltransferase PRDM7 (The sequence of the model RefSeq protein was modified relative to this genomic sequence to represent the inferred CDS: inserted 2 bases in 1 codon; substituted 1 base at 1 genomic stop codon), which translates to MSPERSQEESPEEDTERTERKPTVKDAFKDISIYFTKEEWAEMGDWEKTRYRNVKRNYDALITIGLRATRPAFMCHRRQAIKLQVDDTEDSDEEWTPRQQVKPPWMALRVEQRKHQKGMPKASFSNESSLKELSGTANLLNASGSEQAQKPVSPPGEASTSGQHSRLKLELRRKETEGKMYSLRERKGHAYKEVSEPQDDDYLYCEMCQNFFIDSCAAHGPPTFVKDSAVGKGHPNRSALSLPPGLRIGPSGIPQAGLGVWNEASDLPLGLHFGPYEGRITEDEEAANNGYSWLITKGRNCYEYVDGKDKSWANWMRYVNCARDDEEQNLVAFQYHRQIFYRTCRVIRPGCXNCWSGMGMNMARNWASSGAASGRKSSWQGENQRQRSILVPHAVWPFQVRNFSVNMWHAITPLRASQDHLQENSSNQRIPAXGIRIRSSNILIHAAVMSKPKVKRSKKGPNS; encoded by the exons ATGAGCCCTGAAAGGTCCCAAGAGGAGAGCCCAgaagaagacacagagagaacagAGCGGAAGCCCACG GTCAAAGATGCCTTCAAAGACATTTCCATATACTTCACCAAGGAAGAATGGGCAGAGATGGGAGACTGGGAGAAAACTCGCTATAGGAATGTGAAAAGGAACTATGATGCACTGATTACTATAG GTCTCAGAGCCACTCGACCGGCTTTCATGTGTCACCGAAGGCAGGCCATCAAACTCCAGGTGGATGACACAGAAGATTCTGATGAAGAATGGACACCTAGGCAGCAAG TCAAACCTCCTTGGATGGCCTTAAGAGTGGAACAGCGTAAACATCAGAAG GGAATGCCCAAGGCGTCATTCAGTAATGAATCTAGTTTGAAAGAACTGTCAGGAACGGCAAATTTACTGAATGCAAGTGGCTCAGAGCAGGCTCAGAAACCAGTGTCCCCTCCTGGAGAAGCAAGTACCTCTGGACAGCATTCTAGACTAAAACTGG AACTCAGGAGGAAGGAGACTGAAGGAAAGATGTATAGCCTGCGAGAAAGAAAGGGTCATGCATACAAAGAGGTCAGCGAGCCGCAGGATGATGATTACCTCT ATTGTGAGATGTGTCAGAACTTCTTCATTGACAGCTGTGCTGCCCATGGGCCCCCTACATTTGTAAAGGACAGTGCAGTGGGCAAGGGGCATCCCAACCGTTCAGCCCTCAGTCTGCCCCCAGGGCTGAGAATTGGGCCATCAGGCATCCCTCAGGCTGGGCTTGGAGTATGGAATGAGGCATCTGATCTGCCGCTGGGTCTCCACTTTGGCCCCTATGAGGGCCGAATTACAGAAGACGAAGAGGCAGCCAACAATGGATACTCCTGGCTG ATCACCAAGGGGAGAAACTGCTATGAGTATGTGGATGGAAAAGATAAATCCTGGGCCAACTGGATGAG GTATGTGAACTGTGCCCGGGATGATGAAGAGCAGAACCTGGTGGCCTTCCAGTACCACAGGCAGATCTTCTATAGAACCTGCCGAGTCATTAGGCCAGGCTG GAACTGCTGGTCTGGTATGGGGATGAATATGGCCAGGAACTGGGCATCAAGTGGGGCAGCAAGTGGAAGAAAGAGCTCATGGCAGGGAGAG AACCAAAGGCAGAGATCCATCCTTGTCCCTCATGCTGTCTGGCCTTTTCAAGTCAGAAATTTCTCAGTCAACATGTGGCACGCCATCACTCCTCTCAGAGCTTCCCAGGACCATCTGCAAGAAAATTCCTCCAACCAGAGAATCCCTGCCTAGGGGATCAGAATCAGGAGCAGCAATATTCTGATCCACGCAGCTGTAATGTCAAAACcaaaggtcaagagatcaaagaAAGGTCCAAACTCTTGA